One Symphalangus syndactylus isolate Jambi chromosome 20, NHGRI_mSymSyn1-v2.1_pri, whole genome shotgun sequence DNA segment encodes these proteins:
- the PIRT gene encoding phosphoinositide-interacting protein, translating to MTMETLPKVPEVDEKSPEAKDLLPSQTASSLCISSRSESVWTTTPRSNWEIYRKPIVTMSVGGAILLFGVVITCLAYTLELSGKSLSILKMVGPGFLSLGLMMLVCGLVWVPIIKKKQKHRQKSNFLRSLKSFFLTR from the coding sequence ATGACGATGGAGACTCTCCCCAAGGTTCCGGAGGTCGATGAGAAGTCTCCAGAAGCCAAGGACCTGCTGCCCAGCCAGACTGCCAGCTCCCTGTGCATCAGCTCCAGGAGTGAGTCTGTCTGGACCACCACCCCCAGGAGTAACTGGGAAATCTACCGCAAGCCCATCGTTACCATGTCGGTGGGCGGTGCCATCCTGCTTTTTGGCGTGGTCATCACCTGCTTGGCCTACACCTTGGAGCTGAGTGGGAAGAGCCTCTCCATCCTCAAAATGGTAGGGCCCGGCTTCCTGTCCCTGGGACTCATGATGCTGGTGTGTGGGCTGGTGTGGGTGCCCATcatcaaaaagaaacagaagcacagaCAGAAGTCGAATTTCTTACGCAGCCTCAAGTCCTTCTTCCTGACTCGCTGA
- the TMEM238L gene encoding transmembrane protein 238-like, with protein sequence MLLGSLWGRCHPGRCALFLILALLLDAVGLVVLLLGILAPLSYWDFFVYTGALTLAFSLLLWIIWYSLNIEVSPEKLDL encoded by the coding sequence ATGCTCCTGGGGAGTCTGTGGGGAAGATGCCATCCAGGCCGCTGTGCGCTCTTCCTCATCCTCGCCCTCCTGCTGGATGCAGTCGGCCTGGTCGTTTTGCTGCTGGGGATCTTGGCCCCCCTGAGTTACTGGGACTTCTTCGTCTACACAGGTGCCCTGACCCTGGCTTTCAGCCTACTGCTCTGGATCATCTGGTATTCCCTCAACATCGAAGTGTCTCCTGAAAAACTGGACCTGTAG